The proteins below are encoded in one region of Firmicutes bacterium HGW-Firmicutes-1:
- the aroF gene encoding 3-deoxy-7-phosphoheptulonate synthase, translating to MIIVMKPNVSDKAVMNVISIVEERGLQTNLSRGAQVTIIGVIGDKSRLLATNITLLDGVDKIVQVTESYKLANKQFHADYSVIDIGGYKIGGDHFIIMAGPCAVETEDQVIQTARAIKKAGACILRGGAYKPRTSPYSFQGLEEDGLKLMAAARAETGLAIVCEVTSLQAVETAAKYVDMLQIGARNMQNFYLLKEVGKTNIPVLLKRGLSATIEEWLNAAEYIMSEGNQNVVLCERGIRTFETATRNTLDLSAVPIIKTKSHLPIIVDPSHATGIRELVNPLSKASIASGADGLMIEVHPNPATALSDGPQSLTPAAFETLCEELRPYAALVGKHF from the coding sequence ATGATTATTGTAATGAAGCCTAACGTCTCTGATAAAGCCGTTATGAATGTTATTTCTATCGTTGAAGAAAGAGGTTTACAAACAAATTTATCACGTGGAGCTCAAGTAACGATAATTGGTGTTATTGGTGACAAAAGCAGACTATTGGCAACTAATATTACCCTACTTGATGGTGTTGATAAAATTGTTCAAGTAACTGAAAGTTATAAGTTAGCCAACAAACAATTTCATGCTGACTATTCAGTAATTGATATAGGTGGTTACAAAATTGGTGGTGACCATTTCATAATTATGGCTGGTCCTTGTGCGGTTGAAACCGAAGACCAAGTTATTCAAACTGCTAGAGCTATCAAAAAAGCTGGCGCATGTATTTTAAGAGGTGGCGCTTATAAGCCACGTACCTCTCCTTATTCCTTTCAAGGCTTAGAGGAGGACGGTCTTAAGCTTATGGCAGCTGCAAGAGCAGAAACTGGTCTTGCAATCGTATGTGAGGTAACTAGCTTGCAAGCCGTTGAAACAGCCGCTAAGTATGTTGATATGCTTCAAATTGGTGCAAGAAACATGCAAAATTTCTACCTTCTAAAGGAAGTTGGAAAGACAAATATTCCAGTTTTATTAAAACGAGGTTTATCTGCTACTATTGAAGAGTGGCTTAATGCTGCAGAATATATTATGAGCGAAGGAAATCAAAACGTTGTACTTTGCGAAAGAGGAATTAGAACCTTTGAAACAGCAACTAGAAATACCTTAGATTTAAGCGCTGTACCGATCATTAAGACAAAGAGTCACCTACCTATTATTGTTGATCCTAGTCATGCTACAGGTATTAGAGAGCTTGTAAACCCATTATCCAAGGCATCTATTGCTTCAGGCGCAGATGGCTTAATGATAGAAGTGCATCCTAATCCAGCAACAGCACTATCTGATGGACCACAATCTTTAACTCCTGCTGCTTTTGAAACTTTATGTGAAGAGTTACGTCCATATGCTGCTCTTGTAGGAAAGCATTTCTAA
- a CDS encoding histidinol-phosphate transaminase, whose protein sequence is MIECRKEVQLLTPYVPGKPIDDVKREYGLDDVIKLASNENPLGCSEAAKAAVIKSLESPSLYPDGNCSTLRSALSLKLNIASDQLIFGCGSDEVIAIIGKTFVTQGDEAITCTPSFPQYKAAVVSMGGVMIEVPLKNHTYDLAGILDKINERTKVIFISNPNNPTGTIVTKDEQVSFMKKVPKHILVVWDEAYNEYIADDSFPNTLSIMKDYDNIILLRTFSKMYGLASLRIGYGISTKEIIGYMNRLRGPFNVTTQAQEAARASLDAQEFVNASFQLNEASKQYTYKKCQELGLPYIETFGNFIMIDCKLPSMELFNQLQQKGVIVRPGFYFGMNTYQRVTLGTIEQMERFFELVEEFIQMS, encoded by the coding sequence ATGATAGAATGTAGAAAAGAAGTTCAATTATTAACACCTTATGTGCCCGGAAAACCAATTGACGATGTAAAAAGAGAATATGGTTTAGATGATGTCATTAAGCTCGCTTCCAATGAAAACCCATTGGGATGCTCAGAAGCAGCAAAAGCTGCAGTAATTAAATCTTTAGAATCCCCTTCCCTTTATCCAGATGGTAATTGTTCTACTCTTCGCAGTGCTTTATCACTGAAGCTTAATATTGCATCTGATCAATTGATTTTTGGATGTGGTTCTGACGAAGTCATCGCTATCATTGGTAAAACCTTTGTCACTCAAGGTGATGAAGCAATCACATGTACTCCAAGCTTTCCACAATATAAGGCAGCTGTTGTATCAATGGGTGGTGTGATGATTGAAGTGCCTTTAAAAAACCACACCTATGACTTAGCTGGAATATTGGATAAGATTAATGAACGTACTAAGGTAATTTTTATATCAAATCCAAATAACCCTACTGGAACAATCGTTACAAAGGATGAGCAAGTGAGCTTTATGAAAAAAGTACCTAAACATATATTGGTTGTTTGGGATGAAGCTTATAATGAATATATAGCAGATGATAGCTTTCCTAATACCCTTTCTATCATGAAAGACTACGATAATATTATTTTACTTCGTACTTTTTCAAAGATGTATGGATTGGCTTCACTGAGAATCGGCTATGGTATATCTACAAAAGAAATCATTGGATATATGAATCGCCTAAGAGGTCCATTTAATGTTACAACACAAGCCCAAGAAGCTGCACGTGCTAGTCTTGACGCACAAGAATTTGTGAATGCAAGCTTTCAATTAAATGAAGCTTCCAAACAATATACTTATAAGAAATGCCAAGAATTAGGCCTTCCATATATTGAAACCTTTGGAAATTTCATCATGATAGATTGTAAACTTCCAAGTATGGAGCTCTTTAATCAGCTTCAGCAAAAAGGGGTTATTGTAAGACCTGGTTTTTACTTTGGAATGAATACTTATCAACGCGTTACTTTAGGAACCATTGAGCAAATGGAGCGTTTCTTTGAACTAGTTGAAGAATTTATCCAAATGTCATAG
- the fusA gene encoding elongation factor G, translated as MKVYSSEEIRNIVLLGHGGSGKTTLVEAMAHEVGITKRQGKVEEGNTISDFDKEEIKRGFSINTSCVPIEWQDCKINVLDAPGYFDFVGETKQATRVADSAIIVVSGKSGVEVGTEKAWEYADEMNLPRMIFVTDMDDDNANLNTVLDQLKNHFGKCIAPFHVPIREGEHFIGFVNVVKMEGRKFIKDHIEECGVPEGMEDEIDPVRDMILEAVAESNEDLMEKYFEGTPFTVDEIQDAIHQGVIDGNIVPVLIGSGTNNLGVQVLLNSIVKFMPSPKEEHTTVTGEHPDTGAEIEVVCDLNEPTSALVFKTIIDPYIGKLSLFRVYSGSVKADTQLLNANTEEMERIAHVYALRGKEQIEVSEIRAGDIGAVAKLIDVSTGVTLCDKDRPVKLQGIEFPESLAYRAIVPKTKGDEDKIGSGIHRLMEEDPTIKFILDHENHQELLYGVGGQHLDIIVSKLESKFKVMVDLKKPRIPFRETIKKKVQVRGRHKKQSGGHGQYGDVVMEFEPSGDMEKPYIFEEKIVGGAVPKNYFPAVDKGLAESVKRGVLAGYPVVGIKATLIDGSYHPVDSSEMAFKLAAQNAFKDAMAQATATLLEPIASVTVVVPDQYMGDIIGDLNKRRGRVLGINPNKGKQEIMAEVPMGELYGYSTDLRSLTQSRGMFTQKFERYEEAPREVQEKVMADKEVDE; from the coding sequence ATGAAAGTTTATTCATCGGAAGAAATTCGCAACATTGTGCTGTTAGGCCATGGCGGTAGTGGGAAGACCACATTAGTTGAAGCTATGGCACATGAAGTAGGTATTACAAAACGACAAGGAAAGGTTGAGGAAGGTAATACAATCAGTGACTTTGATAAAGAAGAGATAAAACGTGGATTTTCAATCAATACTTCTTGTGTTCCTATAGAATGGCAAGATTGTAAGATTAATGTGCTTGATGCTCCAGGTTATTTTGACTTTGTTGGGGAAACTAAACAAGCAACGCGTGTTGCAGATAGTGCTATCATTGTTGTATCAGGTAAATCAGGTGTTGAAGTTGGAACCGAAAAGGCTTGGGAATATGCGGATGAAATGAATTTACCTAGAATGATTTTTGTAACGGATATGGATGATGACAATGCGAATTTAAATACTGTATTAGATCAACTTAAAAACCATTTTGGCAAGTGCATAGCACCATTTCATGTTCCTATTCGTGAAGGTGAACATTTTATTGGCTTTGTAAATGTTGTTAAAATGGAAGGAAGAAAATTTATAAAAGATCACATTGAAGAATGTGGAGTTCCAGAAGGCATGGAAGATGAAATAGATCCTGTTAGAGATATGATTTTAGAAGCAGTTGCTGAAAGCAATGAAGACTTAATGGAAAAATACTTTGAAGGCACACCGTTTACGGTAGATGAAATTCAAGATGCAATACATCAAGGCGTTATTGATGGAAATATTGTTCCCGTTCTTATTGGTTCAGGTACGAACAATTTAGGGGTACAAGTTTTATTAAATTCAATCGTAAAATTCATGCCATCTCCAAAAGAAGAGCATACTACTGTTACTGGAGAGCACCCAGATACAGGAGCTGAAATTGAAGTCGTTTGTGATTTAAACGAACCTACGTCAGCTTTGGTGTTCAAAACTATAATTGACCCGTATATTGGTAAACTATCATTATTTAGAGTGTATTCTGGTAGTGTAAAAGCTGATACTCAGTTGCTAAATGCTAACACTGAAGAGATGGAAAGAATAGCCCATGTTTATGCTTTAAGAGGAAAAGAACAAATTGAAGTTTCAGAAATAAGAGCTGGCGATATTGGAGCAGTAGCAAAGCTTATTGATGTAAGCACCGGCGTTACATTATGTGATAAAGATCGTCCGGTGAAATTACAAGGAATAGAATTCCCTGAATCCTTGGCATATAGAGCAATTGTTCCAAAGACGAAAGGTGATGAAGACAAGATCGGTAGTGGTATTCACAGATTAATGGAAGAAGACCCTACAATCAAGTTTATTTTAGATCATGAAAATCATCAAGAACTTTTATATGGTGTTGGTGGACAACATTTAGACATCATTGTCAGCAAGCTTGAATCAAAATTCAAGGTAATGGTTGACCTCAAAAAGCCAAGAATACCTTTTAGAGAAACGATTAAGAAAAAAGTTCAAGTAAGAGGTAGGCATAAGAAGCAATCTGGTGGACATGGACAATATGGTGATGTTGTAATGGAATTTGAACCATCAGGAGATATGGAGAAACCATACATTTTTGAAGAAAAAATCGTAGGGGGAGCAGTTCCTAAAAACTATTTCCCAGCTGTAGATAAAGGTTTAGCAGAATCAGTGAAACGAGGAGTTCTAGCAGGATATCCGGTTGTTGGTATTAAAGCAACCTTAATAGATGGTTCCTATCATCCAGTAGATTCTTCGGAAATGGCATTTAAACTAGCAGCTCAAAATGCTTTTAAAGATGCAATGGCTCAAGCGACTGCAACTTTATTGGAACCAATTGCGAGTGTTACAGTAGTTGTACCAGACCAATACATGGGCGATATTATCGGAGATCTTAATAAGCGTCGTGGTAGAGTGCTTGGAATTAACCCTAACAAAGGAAAGCAAGAAATCATGGCTGAAGTTCCAATGGGTGAATTATATGGTTATTCTACTGACCTTAGATCATTGACTCAAAGTAGAGGAATGTTTACTCAAAAATTTGAACGTTACGAAGAAGCTCCTCGTGAAGTTCAAGAAAAGGTTATGGCTGATAAAGAAGTAGACGAATAA
- a CDS encoding rubredoxin, whose amino-acid sequence MKLFKCSVCNYIYEGEEVLDKCPMCGAPKEKMDEMTEEAADKIYAADFTNGLHTEVINMATSIISLCEDGIEDELDPMCVKIFNKSKDLAWEIKQLSKAEIGNHVRKEKW is encoded by the coding sequence ATGAAATTATTCAAATGTTCAGTTTGTAATTATATTTATGAAGGAGAGGAAGTATTAGATAAATGCCCAATGTGTGGCGCTCCTAAGGAAAAAATGGACGAAATGACTGAAGAAGCTGCTGATAAAATCTATGCTGCTGATTTCACAAATGGACTTCATACTGAGGTTATCAATATGGCAACATCAATTATTTCACTTTGTGAAGATGGTATTGAAGATGAACTTGATCCAATGTGCGTAAAGATATTTAACAAATCTAAGGATCTTGCTTGGGAAATCAAACAATTATCCAAAGCTGAAATTGGAAATCATGTAAGAAAAGAAAAATGGTAG
- a CDS encoding DNA-binding response regulator has product MGIILIVEDDLNIRSGLVEIVRNIDEHFDVFETGAAVEALKIAETKVVDAFFFDIQLEDYTGLELAMQIREIDHYKFTPIIFITGDHCSEIEAFKNIHCYEYILKPFTENEVIKVFQDVITHGIVEKKSDPKLGIKEKDFTYVINQGDLIYVEMMNRNLYIKTIHEETDIRNCSLSKLLKQLTNQFIQCHKSFIVNRSYIKKIDKANNLVYVEKKEEPIPIGRKYRDNVLQLLDKTIKDFVD; this is encoded by the coding sequence ATGGGAATAATATTAATAGTAGAAGATGATTTAAATATCCGAAGTGGTTTGGTTGAAATTGTTAGAAATATTGATGAACATTTTGATGTTTTTGAGACTGGAGCAGCAGTAGAAGCCTTAAAAATTGCGGAAACAAAAGTAGTAGATGCATTTTTCTTTGATATCCAGTTAGAAGATTACACAGGTCTTGAACTTGCCATGCAAATAAGAGAAATCGATCATTATAAATTTACACCTATAATATTTATTACAGGGGATCATTGTAGCGAAATAGAAGCCTTTAAGAATATTCATTGTTATGAGTATATATTGAAACCATTTACTGAAAATGAAGTTATAAAAGTGTTTCAAGATGTTATTACCCATGGAATAGTTGAAAAAAAATCAGATCCCAAATTAGGCATCAAGGAAAAAGATTTTACCTATGTGATTAATCAAGGTGATTTAATCTATGTTGAGATGATGAATAGAAATCTATACATTAAAACGATTCATGAAGAAACAGATATTAGAAATTGTTCGTTATCTAAACTTTTAAAACAATTAACAAATCAATTCATACAATGTCATAAAAGCTTTATAGTAAATCGGTCTTATATAAAAAAAATTGATAAAGCTAATAATCTAGTATATGTTGAGAAAAAGGAAGAGCCGATACCTATAGGAAGAAAATATAGAGATAATGTATTACAGTTGTTGGATAAAACGATAAAAGACTTTGTTGATTGA
- the cadA gene encoding cadmium-translocating P-type ATPase: MSRIKKEFILEGLDCAHCGTKIEEGIGKINGVSIASLSFASKTLIVESENAENIDHIVVELTKLIKKLEPHVKVNEKSIHKIENITTPERINKFKIARFAIGAILFLVAVLLKLPFEAELSLYLISYLLVGGEVLITAIRNMTKGQLFDENFLMSIATVGAFAIKEFPEGVAVMLFYQIGEFFQDMAVNKSRKSIAALMDIRPDFANLLIDNDYKKVSPYDVSIDDLILVKPGEKVPLDGVIVEGYSTLDTSALTGEALPREVEAGSEILSGSINKNGLLTVRVTKEFGESTVSKILELVQYASSKKAPTENFITKFAKYYTPIIVFSALFLAILPPLILEGATFTDWIHRALVFLVVSCPCALVISIPLSFFGGIGGASKNGILIKGSNYLEAMNNVHTVVFDKTGTLTKGIFKVTEIISKGSLTDDQILEYAAYAESYSTHPIAVSILKAYGKEIDRNNIQDYDEISGHGIKVNILGRVILAGNTKLMKAENIAFDEYNGLGSIVHLCVDHNYAGYIVISDEVKDDSQSTMIALRELGVKRLVMLTGDSKTVGDKIGSELGLDLVYSELLPAQKVEMLEMLESNKASKGKLIFVGDGINDAPVLARADVGVAMGALGSDAAIEAADVVLMTDEPSKLVTAIKIAKRTRNIVWQNIIFALAIKGVVLMLGAGGIATIWEAVFADVGVAVIAILNAMRVMKVDHL; encoded by the coding sequence GTCAAGAATAAAAAAAGAGTTCATACTAGAAGGCCTTGATTGTGCACATTGTGGCACGAAAATTGAAGAAGGTATTGGTAAAATAAATGGTGTATCAATTGCATCCTTAAGCTTCGCTTCAAAAACCTTAATTGTAGAGAGTGAAAACGCAGAAAACATTGATCATATAGTGGTTGAACTTACCAAGTTAATAAAAAAGCTAGAACCACATGTTAAAGTAAATGAAAAATCAATACATAAGATCGAGAACATAACAACACCAGAACGCATTAACAAATTCAAGATTGCTAGGTTTGCTATAGGCGCAATCCTATTTCTAGTTGCAGTTTTATTAAAACTCCCTTTTGAGGCTGAGCTAAGCTTATATCTTATAAGTTACCTATTGGTTGGTGGCGAAGTACTTATAACAGCAATCAGAAATATGACTAAAGGACAATTGTTTGATGAGAATTTTTTAATGAGCATTGCAACTGTTGGTGCATTTGCAATTAAAGAATTTCCAGAAGGCGTAGCGGTCATGTTATTTTATCAAATCGGTGAGTTTTTCCAAGATATGGCAGTCAATAAATCGAGAAAATCTATTGCTGCATTAATGGATATACGACCTGACTTTGCTAATCTACTTATTGATAATGATTATAAAAAAGTCTCTCCTTATGATGTTTCGATTGATGATTTGATTTTAGTAAAACCTGGTGAAAAAGTCCCTCTTGATGGAGTAATCGTTGAAGGCTACTCTACTTTAGATACATCAGCTCTTACTGGTGAAGCTTTGCCTCGTGAAGTTGAAGCTGGATCAGAGATTTTATCTGGCTCCATAAATAAAAACGGATTATTAACTGTTCGCGTAACAAAAGAATTCGGTGAATCGACAGTATCTAAAATCCTTGAATTGGTTCAGTATGCAAGTAGTAAAAAAGCACCTACCGAAAACTTCATTACTAAGTTTGCCAAATACTATACCCCTATCATAGTCTTCTCTGCTCTTTTTTTAGCTATCCTTCCTCCACTCATACTTGAAGGTGCGACCTTTACTGATTGGATTCATAGAGCTCTTGTATTTTTAGTTGTTTCTTGTCCATGTGCATTGGTTATATCAATTCCTCTTAGCTTTTTTGGCGGTATCGGTGGTGCCTCCAAAAACGGAATTTTGATTAAAGGAAGTAACTACCTTGAAGCTATGAATAATGTACATACCGTAGTCTTTGATAAAACAGGTACACTAACAAAAGGAATTTTTAAGGTTACTGAAATTATTAGTAAAGGTTCCCTTACTGATGATCAAATACTAGAATATGCTGCATATGCTGAAAGCTATTCAACTCATCCAATAGCAGTATCAATACTCAAAGCATATGGTAAGGAAATTGATAGAAATAACATTCAAGATTATGATGAAATATCAGGTCATGGTATCAAGGTTAACATATTAGGAAGAGTTATTCTTGCCGGTAATACGAAACTTATGAAGGCAGAAAATATTGCTTTTGATGAATACAATGGCCTTGGTAGTATAGTTCATCTCTGTGTAGATCACAACTATGCTGGTTATATAGTAATATCTGATGAAGTAAAAGATGATAGCCAATCAACTATGATTGCACTTAGAGAGCTTGGGGTAAAAAGGCTCGTTATGCTAACCGGTGATAGTAAGACTGTTGGTGATAAAATCGGCTCAGAGCTTGGACTTGATCTTGTATACTCAGAACTACTTCCAGCACAGAAGGTAGAAATGCTTGAAATGCTTGAGAGTAATAAAGCATCCAAGGGTAAATTAATCTTCGTAGGAGATGGTATTAATGATGCACCAGTTTTAGCCCGAGCTGATGTTGGTGTTGCCATGGGTGCCTTAGGGTCTGATGCAGCCATTGAAGCCGCTGATGTAGTACTTATGACTGACGAACCATCTAAGCTTGTTACTGCTATTAAAATTGCGAAAAGAACCCGTAATATTGTATGGCAAAATATTATATTTGCCTTGGCTATTAAAGGTGTTGTACTTATGCTTGGTGCAGGCGGTATCGCAACCATTTGGGAAGCCGTTTTTGCTGATGTTGGAGTTGCTGTTATTGCAATCTTAAATGCAATGCGTGTTATGAAGGTAGATCATTTATAA